A DNA window from Nitrospira sp. contains the following coding sequences:
- a CDS encoding Uptake hydrogenase small subunit precursor (MaGe:77307686), translating into MANLLWLQGGACSGNTMSFLNAEEPSACDLVTDFGINVLWHPSLGVELGDNLQRLLNDCVSGNTPLDIFVFEGSVVNAPNGTGEWNRFAGKPMKQWVKALSGVATFVVAIGDCATWGGIPATAPNPSESQGLQFLKRNHGGFLGKEFRSKAGLPVINIPGCPAHPDWITQIVVAVATGRGGEIGLDELQRPKTFFQSFTQTGCTRNMHFAYKVSATEFGQRKGCLYYDLGCRGPMTHSPCNRILWNRQSSKTRSGMPCLGCTEPEFPFFDLAPGTVFKTQTVMGIPKDLPTGVDKKGYIALTGAAKNAAPAWAEQDMFIV; encoded by the coding sequence ATGGCCAATTTGCTGTGGCTTCAAGGCGGAGCTTGTTCCGGCAACACGATGTCCTTCCTGAACGCGGAAGAACCGAGCGCGTGCGACCTCGTCACCGACTTTGGCATTAATGTGCTCTGGCACCCGTCGCTAGGCGTCGAGCTTGGCGACAATCTCCAACGCCTGCTGAACGATTGCGTCTCCGGGAACACGCCTCTCGATATCTTCGTCTTCGAGGGCAGCGTCGTGAATGCGCCGAACGGCACCGGAGAATGGAATCGCTTTGCCGGCAAGCCCATGAAGCAATGGGTCAAAGCCCTAAGTGGCGTCGCGACATTTGTCGTTGCCATCGGGGACTGCGCCACCTGGGGCGGCATTCCGGCGACCGCGCCGAATCCGAGCGAATCGCAGGGCCTTCAGTTCCTCAAGCGAAATCACGGCGGCTTTCTGGGCAAGGAATTCCGCTCCAAGGCCGGCCTTCCCGTCATCAACATTCCCGGCTGTCCCGCGCACCCCGACTGGATTACGCAAATTGTCGTCGCGGTCGCCACGGGACGGGGCGGGGAAATCGGGCTCGACGAACTGCAACGGCCCAAAACATTTTTCCAGAGCTTCACGCAGACCGGATGCACGCGCAATATGCACTTCGCGTATAAAGTCTCCGCGACAGAGTTCGGGCAGCGGAAGGGCTGTCTCTACTACGACCTCGGCTGCCGTGGTCCGATGACTCACTCGCCCTGCAATCGCATTTTATGGAATCGGCAATCCTCAAAAACCAGATCTGGCATGCCGTGCCTCGGCTGCACGGAACCTGAGTTTCCCTTCTTCGATCTCGCTCCCGGCACAGTGTTCAAGACGCAAACGGTCATGGGCATTCCCAAGGACTTGCCCACGGGAGTCGACAAGAAGGGGTACATCGCGCTCACCGGCGCCGCCAAAAACGCGGCCCCCGCGTGGGCCGAGCAGGATATGTTCATCGTCTAG
- a CDS encoding Hydrogenase transcriptional regulatory protein (MaGe:77307687) has product MSRRDEETLLIVASDPAVRKTLAGYLKNDYRVLGTSTGQEAWTTLAKEKIDLILFDETVTDVQGVEFFRNARVRYPDIVRILLTASREPAQVMNIIRQAAVYHVIPTPCPPWHLRLLIDRALESRELSRRHRMLSRDLKLSDGAFHNHTGALTKLIRDSYEFDQLVFASDAMLEVCNLARKSAATDLPVLIEGETGTGKELMARAVHGFSERQAFPFLAQNCGALPDALLQSELFGHKRGAFTGAIGDRLGLFVAADGGTVFLDEVSEVSPSFQVSLLRFLQEGEVKPLGSERTKRANVRIIAASNRPIKDLVAQGSFRKDLYYRLRGFELTIPPLRNRTDDIPVLAEHFSRKYAERLNRRIAGITVQVMRQLQAYPFHGNVRELETEIRRMVALAGDGEFLSTEHLSDDLAKVLPLDPRRKELNLIHAGGTLKQKVERLEAQVVAEMLVRYRWNQSKVAKELGLSRVGLANKIRRYKLAAAPDATVSRT; this is encoded by the coding sequence ATGTCTCGTCGAGACGAGGAAACGCTTCTCATCGTCGCATCCGATCCTGCCGTTCGCAAAACACTGGCTGGCTACCTCAAAAACGACTACCGCGTACTCGGTACCTCAACAGGCCAGGAAGCCTGGACGACGCTCGCCAAAGAAAAAATCGATCTCATCTTATTCGACGAGACCGTCACCGATGTGCAGGGCGTCGAGTTCTTTCGAAATGCCCGTGTCCGCTATCCCGATATCGTGCGCATTCTCCTGACCGCCTCCCGCGAGCCGGCGCAGGTCATGAACATCATTCGGCAAGCCGCCGTGTATCACGTCATTCCGACGCCGTGCCCCCCATGGCATCTTCGCTTGCTCATCGACCGGGCGCTCGAAAGCCGGGAACTGTCGCGACGGCACCGGATGCTCAGCCGCGACCTGAAACTCTCCGACGGCGCCTTTCACAACCACACGGGAGCGCTCACCAAACTCATTCGCGACAGCTACGAATTCGATCAACTCGTCTTCGCCAGCGACGCCATGCTAGAGGTCTGCAACCTGGCCAGAAAGTCCGCCGCCACCGACCTGCCGGTGCTGATCGAAGGGGAGACCGGCACCGGCAAAGAGCTCATGGCGCGGGCCGTTCATGGATTCAGCGAACGCCAGGCCTTCCCGTTTCTTGCACAGAATTGCGGAGCCTTGCCGGATGCACTGCTGCAATCGGAGCTGTTTGGACATAAGCGCGGCGCCTTCACGGGAGCCATCGGCGACCGGCTGGGTCTATTCGTCGCGGCCGATGGAGGCACCGTATTTCTGGATGAAGTCTCTGAGGTCTCGCCGTCGTTTCAAGTCAGCCTGCTGCGGTTCCTGCAAGAAGGGGAGGTCAAACCCCTCGGATCGGAACGGACCAAACGCGCGAACGTCAGGATTATCGCGGCATCCAACCGGCCCATCAAAGACCTGGTGGCTCAAGGCTCCTTCAGAAAAGATCTCTACTATCGCCTCAGAGGATTTGAGTTAACCATTCCTCCCTTGCGCAACCGGACCGACGATATTCCCGTCCTGGCCGAGCACTTTTCGAGAAAGTACGCGGAACGGTTGAACCGACGGATCGCGGGAATCACGGTGCAAGTCATGCGGCAGCTGCAAGCCTATCCGTTTCACGGAAATGTGCGCGAACTGGAGACCGAGATCCGGCGCATGGTTGCGCTCGCCGGCGATGGCGAGTTTTTGTCGACCGAACATCTGTCCGACGATTTGGCGAAAGTCCTGCCTCTGGACCCACGGCGGAAAGAATTGAATTTGATTCATGCCGGCGGGACACTCAAACAAAAAGTTGAGCGCCTCGAAGCGCAAGTGGTCGCAGAAATGCTCGTGCGGTACCGGTGGAATCAAAGCAAAGTCGCCAAGGAACTGGGCCTGTCGCGCGTCGGCCTTGCGAACAAAATTCGCCGGTATAAACTGGCGGCGGCTCCTGACGCCACCGTCTCTCGCACGTAA
- a CDS encoding Globin (MaGe:77307689) translates to MSLVEVKESYSRCCVNPNFFDVFYKNFLASHPAIAPMFAKTEMTKQKSLLRQGISMLFMHMGGNEVGSTGLNRIGESHSKKKMNIDPNLYDFWINSLVKSVKQCDEKLTPALETEWRKTLRSGVDRIVSFYNT, encoded by the coding sequence ATGTCCCTAGTGGAGGTCAAGGAAAGTTACAGCCGTTGTTGCGTGAACCCCAATTTTTTTGACGTATTTTACAAAAACTTTTTAGCCAGCCATCCGGCGATTGCCCCCATGTTCGCCAAAACCGAGATGACTAAACAGAAGTCCCTTCTCCGGCAAGGAATCTCCATGCTATTCATGCATATGGGAGGCAACGAAGTCGGCTCAACCGGCCTCAATCGAATCGGGGAAAGCCACAGCAAGAAGAAGATGAATATCGATCCCAATCTCTATGACTTCTGGATCAATTCCCTGGTGAAGAGCGTGAAGCAATGCGATGAGAAATTAACACCTGCGCTTGAGACAGAGTGGCGCAAAACACTGCGAAGCGGCGTCGATCGCATTGTGTCGTTCTATAACACATAA